In the genome of Bradyrhizobium sp. CIAT3101, one region contains:
- a CDS encoding zincin-like metallopeptidase domain-containing protein → MSKRHPRSGTGQNRAGLYDEITDKIIAELEAGRVPWVQPWGTAAAKAPLAMPNNASTKRHYSGINVLILWGAVIERGFAGQSWLTFRQALSLGGHVRKGERGTTVLYADRFVPNDEKRRAAETGEEALSIPFLKRFTVFNADQCDGLPSEIAATAPPRQQGMIEPAVEALIKSTGIEFRMGGDRAFYVPTEDYVQVPPPQAYFEPINWHRTALHELGHASGHSSRLNRDLSGSFGTRKYAFEELIAELSAAFSCASLGIVPTVRHADYVASWLEVLREDNRAIVRAASQASKAADYILGYLPDAVIAETMEGAEAP, encoded by the coding sequence ATGTCCAAACGGCATCCTCGCAGCGGGACCGGGCAGAACCGGGCAGGCCTTTATGACGAAATTACCGATAAGATCATTGCCGAGCTCGAGGCCGGCCGAGTTCCATGGGTGCAGCCTTGGGGGACAGCGGCGGCAAAGGCCCCGCTTGCCATGCCGAACAATGCCTCGACCAAGCGGCACTACAGCGGCATCAATGTCCTGATCCTTTGGGGCGCGGTCATCGAGCGTGGCTTCGCTGGTCAGAGCTGGCTCACCTTCCGCCAGGCGCTCTCGCTCGGCGGTCATGTGCGAAAGGGCGAGCGTGGTACGACAGTGCTTTATGCTGACCGCTTCGTACCGAATGATGAAAAGCGCCGAGCTGCAGAGACCGGTGAGGAAGCGCTGTCGATTCCCTTCTTGAAGCGTTTTACAGTCTTTAATGCGGATCAGTGCGACGGCCTGCCTTCGGAAATCGCGGCTACTGCGCCTCCTCGGCAGCAGGGAATGATCGAGCCAGCTGTCGAAGCCCTGATCAAGTCGACTGGCATTGAGTTCCGCATGGGCGGTGATCGTGCCTTCTATGTGCCGACAGAAGACTATGTGCAGGTGCCGCCGCCGCAGGCCTACTTCGAGCCGATCAATTGGCATCGCACGGCGCTCCACGAGCTTGGCCACGCAAGCGGTCATTCTTCACGGCTCAACCGCGATCTCAGTGGCTCTTTTGGCACCAGGAAGTACGCGTTTGAGGAGTTGATAGCGGAGCTGTCCGCCGCGTTCTCCTGTGCCTCGCTCGGAATCGTTCCGACAGTACGGCATGCCGACTACGTCGCCTCCTGGTTGGAAGTTCTGCGGGAGGACAATCGCGCGATCGTTCGTGCCGCAAGCCAGGCTAGCAAGGCCGCGGACTATATCCTCGGCTATTTGCCCGATGCGGTGATCGCCGAGACGATGGAGGGAGCTGAGGCCCCCTGA
- a CDS encoding co-chaperone GroES, with protein MHFRPLHDRVVVKRIDAEEKTAGGIIIPDTAKEKPSQGEVIAVGPGGRDESGKLIAIDLGVGDRVLFGKWSGTEVKIDGRELLIMKESDIMGVLTDVSAKKKVA; from the coding sequence ATGCACTTTCGTCCACTTCATGATCGCGTCGTGGTCAAGCGTATCGACGCAGAAGAGAAGACCGCTGGCGGCATCATCATTCCCGATACCGCCAAGGAAAAGCCATCCCAGGGCGAAGTGATCGCCGTTGGCCCCGGTGGCCGCGACGAGAGCGGCAAGCTGATCGCGATCGATCTGGGCGTCGGTGATCGTGTGCTGTTCGGCAAGTGGTCAGGCACTGAGGTTAAGATCGACGGCCGGGAGCTCTTGATCATGAAGGAAAGCGACATCATGGGCGTTCTCACCGACGTGTCGGCCAAAAAGAAGGTCGCTTAA
- a CDS encoding N-6 DNA methylase produces MMVAEVAHLLARDAAPERIRALIRTTISEIETAFASIDRLQARTRLALTLSLLEGSAQQASIRYGRATTVLRDELSKLDVDDRHYWISTFYTLLMSTSARREKATYFTPPAIVRHLIRQAETAGLDLTTARIIDPAAGGAAFVSSLAGRMTELGCGAGDIKSRITGIEIDPHLALLGEALVKDRLGSQCGKSRLIRTGDSLIVGEIARYDGVFVNPPYGRILGLGNEIPLEWRAFCAPGHVNRYALFTDLAFRMAKPGGLVATVTPSSFISGPLFEKLRENIRTRADVLRIDVLERKDVFHDVQQDACVSIFRIKEASRSATKPFAPKVGRLDRDWKFAEDGVVTTSDAGLAAPWILPGTGTGFDSCLGRLKDYGVTPKAGSFVWNRETERLQRGKKVGKAFPLFWGTNIKPGKACLPRSKDDEGTDFVVFEKENSGIIRKPSVLLQRTTNSRQPRRLVAAAVPRKVLKKHKGFVCENHTIALVPDGRANLSLLVRLLNTDAVDKRFRRVGGTSSVSIAALRNLPLPVPKHLRSAIKKTNDFESAVELAYSMTEGPSSNRRAA; encoded by the coding sequence ATGATGGTCGCGGAAGTTGCGCATCTTTTGGCGCGAGACGCGGCGCCCGAGAGGATTCGGGCGCTCATCCGGACCACTATTTCAGAAATTGAAACGGCGTTCGCCTCGATTGACCGTCTGCAAGCGCGTACCCGCCTCGCTCTCACGCTATCGCTTCTGGAGGGCAGCGCACAACAGGCGTCGATCCGATATGGTCGGGCCACGACGGTTCTGCGCGACGAGTTGAGCAAACTCGACGTGGACGACCGTCATTACTGGATCAGCACCTTTTACACGCTACTGATGAGCACCTCCGCTAGGCGGGAGAAGGCAACCTATTTCACGCCGCCAGCGATCGTCCGTCACCTCATACGTCAGGCGGAGACGGCCGGCCTCGATCTGACGACGGCGCGGATCATCGACCCCGCCGCCGGCGGCGCCGCGTTCGTGTCCAGCCTGGCAGGTCGGATGACGGAGCTGGGGTGCGGCGCCGGGGACATAAAGTCCAGGATCACCGGCATCGAGATCGATCCCCATCTTGCCCTTTTGGGCGAGGCTCTAGTGAAAGATCGGCTTGGGTCTCAGTGCGGCAAGAGCAGACTAATTCGCACTGGGGATTCCCTGATCGTTGGCGAGATCGCAAGATATGATGGAGTCTTCGTGAATCCGCCCTACGGCCGGATTCTTGGCCTCGGCAACGAGATCCCTCTGGAATGGCGCGCCTTCTGCGCGCCGGGTCACGTCAATCGCTATGCGCTATTCACGGACCTTGCTTTCCGGATGGCGAAGCCGGGCGGCCTTGTCGCAACTGTGACGCCGTCGAGCTTCATTTCAGGTCCCTTGTTCGAGAAGCTGCGTGAGAACATCCGTACGCGGGCAGACGTACTGCGTATCGACGTTCTCGAACGCAAAGACGTCTTCCACGATGTCCAGCAGGACGCATGCGTTTCAATCTTCCGGATCAAGGAAGCCTCGCGTTCGGCGACAAAGCCGTTTGCCCCAAAAGTTGGGCGCCTCGACCGGGATTGGAAGTTCGCGGAAGACGGAGTCGTGACGACGAGCGACGCGGGCCTGGCGGCCCCCTGGATCCTGCCGGGAACAGGCACCGGCTTCGACTCCTGCCTCGGTCGCCTCAAGGATTACGGTGTGACACCGAAAGCCGGATCCTTCGTTTGGAATCGCGAGACCGAGCGTCTGCAGCGGGGGAAGAAGGTAGGAAAAGCGTTCCCGCTGTTCTGGGGCACGAACATCAAACCTGGAAAGGCCTGTCTGCCGCGCAGCAAAGACGACGAAGGCACGGATTTTGTCGTCTTCGAAAAGGAGAACTCCGGGATAATACGCAAGCCGTCCGTCCTGCTACAGCGCACGACGAACAGTCGGCAGCCGCGCCGGCTTGTGGCCGCCGCCGTTCCCCGCAAGGTTCTGAAGAAGCATAAGGGGTTCGTTTGCGAAAACCACACCATCGCGTTGGTTCCTGATGGCCGTGCCAACCTCTCACTGCTGGTAAGGCTGTTGAACACTGATGCGGTCGACAAGCGCTTCCGAAGGGTGGGCGGCACATCGAGCGTTTCCATCGCTGCACTGCGCAATCTGCCGCTGCCAGTCCCCAAACATCTGCGAAGCGCCATCAAGAAAACGAACGACTTCGAGAGCGCGGTGGAGCTCGCCTACTCGATGACAGAGGGCCCTTCATCAAATCGTAGGGCAGCATGA
- a CDS encoding cytochrome P450, whose amino-acid sequence MPGDLVAYAMIRTLINAFHASATSIAWTLMLISGSSVEEALFEEAAAVGPEFDFRNFGSASKLRTALTESLRLYRPAWMQGRHVRTTHIVAEMNIPQGSAVMVCAYSLHRNAKYWNRPGEFLPERFNERSTYDARCYLPFGGGHHLPRIWTVNSNLKLILAYMIWRFRFTVHGIACKPRGLIGLRLHPGLWLKLRPRQ is encoded by the coding sequence ATGCCGGGAGACCTGGTCGCGTATGCGATGATCCGTACGCTGATAAACGCTTTCCACGCATCCGCGACCTCCATAGCCTGGACCTTGATGCTTATTTCGGGAAGCAGTGTCGAAGAGGCCCTGTTTGAAGAAGCGGCGGCAGTCGGACCCGAGTTCGATTTTCGGAATTTTGGATCAGCTTCCAAGCTCCGGACGGCCTTGACGGAAAGCTTACGACTCTATCGTCCCGCGTGGATGCAAGGCAGACACGTACGGACGACTCACATCGTGGCCGAGATGAACATTCCTCAGGGCAGCGCAGTCATGGTTTGCGCGTACTCGCTGCATCGCAATGCAAAATATTGGAATCGTCCTGGGGAGTTTCTGCCGGAAAGGTTTAATGAACGCTCGACCTACGACGCCCGATGCTACCTGCCCTTCGGCGGAGGACACCATCTGCCCCGCATCTGGACTGTCAATTCCAATTTGAAATTGATTCTTGCTTACATGATCTGGCGGTTTCGCTTCACAGTGCATGGAATCGCATGTAAGCCTCGCGGGCTAATTGGGCTGAGATTGCATCCAGGTCTTTGGCTCAAGCTTAGGCCTCGACAGTGA
- the groL gene encoding chaperonin GroEL (60 kDa chaperone family; promotes refolding of misfolded polypeptides especially under stressful conditions; forms two stacked rings of heptamers to form a barrel-shaped 14mer; ends can be capped by GroES; misfolded proteins enter the barrel where they are refolded when GroES binds), whose amino-acid sequence MSSKEVKFGVDARDRMLRGVDVLANAVNVTLGPKGRNVVLDKSFGAPRITKDGVTVAKEIELDDKFENMGAQMVREVASKSADAAGDGTTTATVLAAAIVREGAKAVAAGMNPMDLKRGIDLAVDAVVADLQKNSKKVTSNEEIAQVATISANGDAEIGEFLADAMKKVGNEGVITVEEAKSLETELDVVEGMQFDRGYISPYFVTNADKMRVEMDDAYILINEKKLSSLNELLPLLEAVVQSGKPLVIVAEDVEGEALATLVVNRLRGGLKVAAVKAPGFGDRRKAMLQDIAVLTGGQAISEDLGIKLENVTLNMLGRAKKVIIDKENTTIVNGAGKKADIEARVAQIKAQIEETTSDYDREKLQERLAKLAGGVAVIRVGGATEVEVKERKDRVDDAMHATRAAVEEGILPGGGVALLRATEQLKNLRTKNDDQKTGVEIVRKALSWPARQIVINAGEDGSVIVGKILEKDQYAYGFDSQAGEYGNLVSKGIIDPTKVVRTAIQNASSVAALLITTEAMVAELPKKAAAGPALPPGGGMGGMDF is encoded by the coding sequence ATGTCATCCAAAGAAGTGAAATTCGGCGTCGACGCCCGCGACCGCATGCTGCGCGGCGTCGACGTCCTCGCCAATGCCGTGAACGTCACGCTCGGCCCGAAGGGTCGTAACGTCGTGCTCGACAAGTCGTTCGGCGCCCCCCGCATCACCAAGGACGGCGTCACCGTCGCCAAAGAGATCGAGCTCGACGACAAGTTCGAGAATATGGGCGCACAGATGGTGCGCGAAGTCGCTTCCAAATCCGCTGACGCGGCCGGCGACGGCACCACCACCGCCACCGTGCTCGCGGCTGCGATCGTCCGGGAAGGCGCCAAAGCGGTTGCCGCCGGCATGAACCCGATGGATCTCAAGCGCGGTATCGACCTCGCCGTCGACGCCGTCGTCGCGGACCTCCAGAAGAACTCCAAGAAGGTCACCTCGAACGAAGAGATCGCCCAGGTCGCCACGATTTCCGCCAACGGCGACGCGGAGATCGGCGAATTCCTTGCCGACGCCATGAAGAAGGTCGGCAACGAGGGTGTCATCACCGTCGAGGAAGCCAAGTCGCTCGAGACCGAGCTCGACGTCGTGGAGGGCATGCAGTTCGACCGCGGCTACATTTCGCCCTACTTCGTCACCAACGCCGACAAGATGCGCGTTGAGATGGACGACGCCTACATCCTCATCAACGAGAAAAAGCTCTCCTCGCTAAACGAGCTGCTGCCGCTGCTGGAGGCCGTGGTGCAGAGCGGCAAGCCCCTGGTCATCGTCGCCGAGGACGTCGAGGGCGAAGCGCTCGCGACCCTGGTCGTGAACCGTCTGCGCGGCGGCCTGAAGGTCGCGGCCGTCAAGGCTCCGGGCTTCGGCGATCGCCGCAAGGCCATGCTGCAGGACATCGCGGTCCTGACCGGCGGCCAGGCGATCTCAGAAGATCTCGGCATCAAGCTCGAGAACGTCACGCTCAACATGCTTGGCCGCGCCAAGAAGGTGATAATCGATAAGGAGAACACCACGATCGTCAACGGCGCCGGCAAGAAGGCCGACATCGAGGCGCGCGTGGCCCAGATCAAGGCGCAGATCGAGGAAACCACCTCGGACTACGACCGTGAGAAGCTCCAGGAGCGTCTCGCCAAGCTCGCTGGCGGCGTCGCGGTGATCCGCGTCGGCGGCGCGACCGAGGTCGAGGTGAAGGAGCGCAAGGATCGCGTTGATGACGCGATGCATGCGACCCGCGCGGCTGTCGAGGAAGGCATCCTGCCGGGCGGCGGCGTCGCCCTGCTCCGCGCGACCGAGCAGCTTAAGAACCTTCGCACCAAGAACGACGACCAGAAGACCGGCGTCGAGATCGTGCGCAAGGCGCTGTCCTGGCCGGCCCGCCAGATCGTGATCAACGCCGGTGAAGACGGCTCGGTGATCGTCGGCAAGATCCTGGAGAAGGATCAGTACGCCTATGGCTTCGACTCACAGGCCGGCGAGTACGGCAACCTGGTCTCGAAGGGCATCATCGACCCGACCAAGGTGGTCCGCACCGCGATCCAGAACGCCTCCTCCGTGGCGGCGCTGCTGATCACCACCGAGGCCATGGTCGCCGAGCTGCCGAAGAAGGCCGCTGCCGGCCCCGCCCTGCCCCCGGGCGGCGGCATGGGCGGCATGGACTTCTAG
- a CDS encoding response regulator transcription factor produces the protein MSEFSQTPQSRTDTDEPIVLIVDDDASMRKALTNLFESVGLKVKAVGSAAEVLQANPPEVPSCLVLDIRLPGSSGLDLQSELAEANIHTPIIFITGYGDIPMTVQAMKSGAVDFLTKPVREQDLLDAVRAAIERDRKRRDLEKKVSDLRSRLESLTPRERDVLALVASGLLNKQVAGELGLAEITVKIYRGQVMRKMGAKSLADLIRISEALGISRPKGNVQT, from the coding sequence ATGAGCGAGTTTTCGCAAACACCGCAGTCGCGCACAGATACCGATGAACCGATCGTCTTGATTGTCGACGACGACGCTTCGATGCGCAAGGCTCTTACAAATCTGTTTGAATCAGTAGGGCTTAAGGTCAAGGCTGTTGGCTCTGCCGCGGAGGTTTTGCAGGCGAACCCGCCCGAGGTACCGAGCTGCCTCGTTCTCGACATCCGCCTACCAGGATCGAGCGGCCTCGATCTGCAGTCCGAACTTGCTGAGGCCAACATCCACACGCCGATCATCTTTATCACAGGTTATGGCGATATTCCCATGACCGTCCAGGCTATGAAGAGCGGTGCGGTCGACTTCCTGACCAAGCCGGTACGCGAGCAGGATCTGCTCGATGCGGTGCGGGCCGCGATCGAACGAGATCGCAAGCGGCGCGATCTCGAAAAAAAAGTCTCTGACCTACGATCCCGGCTCGAAAGTCTGACCCCACGCGAGCGCGATGTTCTGGCCCTGGTCGCCTCCGGCCTGCTGAACAAGCAGGTGGCGGGCGAGCTCGGGCTGGCAGAGATTACCGTCAAAATCTATCGCGGCCAGGTCATGCGCAAAATGGGCGCGAAGTCGCTGGCTGACCTCATAAGAATAAGTGAAGCTCTCGGGATTTCTCGACCAAAGGGGAACGTACAAACCTAA
- the rpoN gene encoding RNA polymerase factor sigma-54, which yields MSLTQRFEFRQSLVITPQLMQAIKMLQLSNLDLTTFVEEELERNPLLEPVDDNERATSDVSDETRLFRDREESGGEDHEPLGVTAETFDIGQEEWPNSDIGSRVEIEHNVVSEEAAEAGVRNTQDAPTSVYPEWGGGASGDEDYNLEAFVAAETTLSDHLAEQLVVAFTAPAQRMIGQYLIDLVDEAGYLPPDLGGAAERLGATQRDVEDVLTVLQKFDPPGVCARSLSECLAIQLRELDRYDPAMQALVEHLDLLAKRDIASLRELCGVDDEDIADMIGEIRRLNPKPGMKFGSARLQTMVADVYVRSGPDGGWHVELNSDTLPRVLVNQTYYTELSKRIGKDGDKSYFADALQNATWLVRALDQRARTILKVATEIVRQQDGFFTHGVAHLRPLNLKAVAEAIEMHESTVSRVSANKYIATNRGTFELKYFFSAPIASADGGEAHSAEAVRHHIKQLIDTEEPSATLSDDTIVERLRASGIEIARRTVAKYREAMRIPSSVQRRRDKQSTLDNVLSIALSDRSRNTEPA from the coding sequence ATGAGTCTGACGCAGAGATTTGAGTTTCGGCAGTCGCTGGTGATAACGCCGCAGTTGATGCAGGCGATCAAGATGCTGCAATTGTCTAATCTAGATCTCACGACCTTCGTCGAGGAAGAGCTAGAACGCAATCCGCTGCTCGAGCCCGTTGATGACAATGAGCGCGCAACCAGTGATGTTTCTGACGAAACCAGATTATTTAGGGACCGCGAGGAAAGCGGAGGCGAGGACCATGAGCCCTTGGGCGTGACCGCCGAAACGTTTGACATCGGCCAGGAAGAATGGCCGAACTCTGATATCGGCAGCCGTGTTGAGATCGAACACAACGTTGTTTCTGAAGAAGCTGCCGAGGCGGGCGTTCGCAACACCCAGGATGCACCCACGAGCGTATACCCTGAATGGGGCGGCGGCGCCTCCGGTGACGAGGACTACAATCTCGAAGCCTTCGTCGCGGCAGAGACGACACTTTCCGACCATCTCGCCGAGCAGCTCGTGGTCGCGTTCACCGCGCCGGCGCAGCGCATGATCGGGCAGTATCTGATCGATCTCGTCGACGAGGCCGGCTATCTGCCGCCCGATCTTGGCGGGGCTGCCGAGCGGCTTGGCGCAACGCAAAGGGACGTCGAGGACGTTCTTACCGTGCTACAAAAATTCGACCCGCCCGGCGTCTGCGCACGTAGCTTAAGCGAATGTCTGGCGATCCAGCTTCGCGAGCTTGACCGCTACGATCCCGCGATGCAGGCGCTCGTCGAGCATCTCGATCTCCTCGCCAAGCGCGACATCGCGAGCTTGCGCGAACTCTGCGGCGTCGACGACGAGGATATCGCCGACATGATCGGCGAGATTCGCCGCCTTAACCCGAAGCCCGGCATGAAGTTCGGCTCCGCGCGCCTGCAGACCATGGTGGCGGACGTCTATGTGCGTTCGGGTCCCGACGGCGGCTGGCATGTCGAGCTCAACAGCGACACCTTGCCGCGTGTGCTCGTGAACCAGACCTATTACACCGAGCTGTCAAAGAGGATCGGCAAGGACGGCGACAAATCCTATTTCGCCGATGCCTTGCAGAACGCGACCTGGCTGGTGCGCGCACTCGATCAGCGCGCCCGCACCATCCTGAAGGTCGCGACCGAGATCGTGCGCCAGCAGGACGGCTTCTTCACCCATGGTGTCGCACACTTGAGGCCGCTCAACCTGAAAGCGGTAGCCGAGGCTATCGAGATGCATGAATCGACGGTCTCGCGCGTCAGCGCCAACAAATACATCGCGACGAATCGCGGCACGTTCGAGCTGAAGTATTTCTTCAGCGCACCGATTGCATCGGCCGATGGGGGCGAGGCGCATTCCGCTGAAGCCGTCCGCCACCACATCAAGCAGCTGATCGATACGGAGGAGCCATCCGCAACCCTGTCCGACGACACGATTGTCGAACGGTTGCGTGCGTCCGGTATTGAAATCGCCCGGCGCACGGTTGCTAAGTACCGCGAAGCCATGCGCATTCCCTCTTCGGTACAACGTCGTCGCGACAAGCAGAGCACCCTTGATAACGTCCTCTCCATCGCCCTGTCCGATCGTTCCCGCAACACCGAGCCGGCCTGA
- a CDS encoding MATE family efflux transporter encodes MKKEVLDFQHKRTTPLDYHQLVIEFAELAKLAWPMVLTQLGQVVMMTTDLALIGGLGPEALAAAALGVVIFLIGFTLGVGLLAPIAPLAAQAFGAKNLAALRRTVRMGLWAALLLSLPIIAFALNGERALLTFGQAPEVARLAQQYLLGLAFGVVPALGFHGFRNFMAAVHRPQPVLWITIGSIPLNALMAYLLIYGKLGLPPLGLFGAGLASSFVNFTMFLVVLWFATMRSPFRDYHVLARLRQFDWPFMKRLIAMGIPVSFIVLLQGGLFLAAGLLAGLVSIRALTAHQIALQVDTVLFVVPVGISTAAAVRVGHAVGRQDGPGVKRAGIIAILLGIMAAAVLTIAVVAVRFEIVGLFVDDTTEGADATTDLAANLLLVGASFFISDAAQHIAAGGLRGLKDTRIPLLFACVANWLIGFTLSYVLGLKIGLGAIGIWIGLSVGTTIYASFLVTRFLLLASRFAPRCPATS; translated from the coding sequence GTGAAAAAAGAAGTGCTGGACTTCCAGCACAAGCGCACGACACCGTTGGATTATCATCAGCTCGTTATCGAGTTTGCTGAACTTGCGAAGCTCGCATGGCCAATGGTGCTGACGCAGCTTGGGCAAGTCGTGATGATGACGACCGATCTCGCGCTGATAGGAGGCCTCGGTCCCGAGGCGCTTGCTGCGGCAGCACTGGGTGTCGTGATCTTCCTCATCGGTTTCACACTCGGCGTCGGTTTGCTGGCCCCGATCGCGCCGCTGGCAGCGCAGGCGTTCGGAGCGAAAAACCTGGCCGCGCTCAGACGCACGGTGCGCATGGGACTTTGGGCGGCCCTGCTGCTATCGCTTCCGATCATTGCCTTTGCGCTAAACGGAGAACGAGCACTCCTCACTTTCGGTCAAGCGCCCGAGGTGGCGCGCCTCGCGCAGCAATACCTGCTCGGACTAGCCTTTGGCGTGGTGCCGGCCCTGGGTTTTCACGGGTTTCGCAACTTCATGGCTGCGGTCCACCGGCCGCAGCCGGTTTTGTGGATTACGATTGGGTCCATTCCTCTCAATGCGCTCATGGCTTATTTGCTCATCTATGGGAAGCTTGGCCTGCCGCCACTTGGGCTTTTCGGGGCCGGCCTTGCGAGCAGCTTCGTGAACTTTACGATGTTCTTGGTCGTGTTGTGGTTCGCAACAATGCGCTCCCCTTTCCGCGACTATCACGTGCTGGCGCGTCTGCGGCAATTCGATTGGCCGTTCATGAAGCGTTTAATCGCGATGGGAATTCCGGTCTCATTCATTGTTTTGCTGCAAGGCGGACTGTTTTTGGCCGCGGGGCTCCTGGCCGGCCTCGTCAGCATTAGAGCGCTTACTGCCCATCAGATCGCCCTTCAGGTCGACACGGTCCTATTCGTGGTTCCAGTAGGCATAAGCACGGCGGCGGCCGTGCGCGTCGGTCACGCCGTAGGTCGCCAGGACGGTCCGGGCGTCAAAAGAGCTGGGATCATTGCTATACTCCTTGGCATTATGGCTGCTGCGGTACTGACTATCGCGGTTGTCGCCGTACGGTTTGAAATCGTCGGCCTGTTTGTGGACGATACGACTGAGGGTGCCGACGCGACGACAGACTTGGCGGCCAACCTCCTTTTGGTCGGCGCGAGCTTCTTTATCAGTGATGCCGCTCAGCACATTGCGGCGGGCGGCTTGCGTGGACTGAAGGACACTCGCATCCCGCTTCTTTTCGCCTGCGTAGCTAATTGGTTAATCGGCTTCACCCTTAGTTACGTGCTCGGTTTGAAGATTGGACTTGGTGCGATTGGTATCTGGATTGGTTTGTCAGTTGGGACGACCATCTATGCGTCTTTTCTCGTGACGCGTTTCCTGCTGCTGGCGAGCCGGTTTGCTCCGCGGTGTCCCGCAACCTCGTAA
- a CDS encoding response regulator — protein MPKHSVISVIDDDPSVRGATSNLLASYGYLVHAFASAEEFLSAAELTETSCVITDVQMSLMSGIDLLRHMRSLGHRMPFIFITAFPDDAVRARAIEAGGICFLAKPFATASLIKCLTIALSRSGGTPA, from the coding sequence TTGCCCAAGCATTCCGTCATTTCAGTCATCGACGACGATCCATCCGTTCGCGGCGCCACGAGCAACCTTCTGGCATCGTACGGATACTTGGTCCACGCCTTTGCCTCCGCGGAGGAGTTCCTGAGCGCTGCGGAATTGACAGAGACGTCCTGTGTGATTACCGACGTCCAAATGTCGTTGATGAGCGGAATTGACCTGCTGAGGCATATGCGAAGCCTCGGTCATCGCATGCCGTTCATCTTCATCACGGCCTTCCCAGACGATGCGGTCCGCGCTCGAGCAATCGAGGCTGGCGGGATTTGCTTTCTTGCTAAACCGTTTGCCACGGCTAGCTTGATCAAGTGTTTGACCATTGCGCTATCAAGGTCAGGCGGCACACCCGCCTGA